In Lonchura striata isolate bLonStr1 chromosome 14, bLonStr1.mat, whole genome shotgun sequence, one genomic interval encodes:
- the STARD8 gene encoding stAR-related lipid transfer protein 8 isoform X2 produces MPLLDFFWACFKRAKKFTLLEDKKDAEIEAKKACDWLRAAGFPQYAQLYEESSFPLDISAVKKDHSFLDQDSLKSLCRRLMTLNTCASMKLDVHFQRKQNEDSEEEEQCAISSRWTFQRDSKRWSRVGSADILSQGSEALSCTMRPVSSHESVLTDLSTNPEATSLHSTGSVGSVGGTGCTAAMPSEPPSPLRAAATASSCSQSEGSAPEQPPGQGEGSKEKLKKRRSRSFLKRIESLRRKDKEKPSPDRRVAPRSSATLPPGWGSLKSDGDLAAARTNSSKRGTPAPFHSKKHFFSVSYRTNRLLGPGGTKGSSDPKRGGVYLEDYDADTATAAGGAWAAAECQRRARHGDCLVYIPCDHKPGTFPKSLSIESLCPLAGSSRWNAGSAAVGLGRGGSSSSAEGSASPRGFARRRRGSCSSLGSRVSVYDNVPDFGSSEDFCKDGEVTYENLDDILQHVWGLQQKVELWCKAVSPGLDGEVGGEEEEDEEESDSGGEPSNLHFEEQSMSDVGTSASDFGSTGNSLNEAEEIETRERRDSGVGASLTRPCRKLRWHSFQNSHRPSLNSASLEINRQSSAQLNLLQKCSLLRLTAIMEKYSVPHKQAWTWTVPKFMKRSKVPDYRDKMVFGVPPIVNVQRTGQPLPQSIQQAMRYLRSQCLDQVGIFRKSGVKSRIQALRHMNETSPDNVDYSGQSAYDVADLLKQYFRDLPEPIFTSKLTDTFLQIYQFVSKEQRLQAVQAAIILMPDENREVLQTLLYFLSDIASAEENQMTAGNLAVCLAPSIFHLNVSKKESTSPRAIHKRGTMGKPDQKDLSENMAATQGLSHMISDCKKLFQVSHDILLQLSSSYMAADAYPHPLADLVCQGESKHLHSYFEQSVQNLLKESSEKFKGWLSTPGPLNTELSCKKVGDGHPLRLWKVSTDVEAPPATVLHRVLRERHLWDEDLLQSRVVEALDKDMELYHYVTDSMAPHPRRDCMVLRRWRTDLPRGACLLSSLSVEHDKVPLEGGVKAIVLTSQYLIEPGAMGRSRVTHICRADLRGRSPEWYNRVFGHLCAMELARIRDSFPALSPTGPETKI; encoded by the exons GAGGCTGATGACCCTGAACACCTGTGCCTCCATGAAGCTGGATGTTCACTTTCAGCGTAAACAG AATGAAGACtctgaggaggaagagcagtgtgCCATCAGCAGCCGGTGGACCTTCCAGAGGGACAGCAAAAGGTGGTCACGGGTGGGGTCCGCCGACATCCTGTCCCAGGGCTCAGAGGCCCTGAGCTGCACCATGCGCCCGGTGTCCAGCCACGAGAGCGTCCTCACGGACCTCAGCACCAACCCCGAGGCCACGTCCCTGCACAGCACGGGCAGTGTGGGCAGCGTGGGTGGCACGGGCTGCACCGCGGCCATGCCATCCGAGCCCCCGTCCCCTCTCCGTGCCGCTGCCACcgcctccagctgcagccagagcGAGGGTTCTGCGCCGGAGCAGCCCCCGGGCCAGGGAGAGGGCTCCAAGGAGAAGCTGAAGAAGCGCCGGTCTCGAAGCTTCCTGAAGAGGATCGAGTCCCTgcggaggaaggacaaggagaaacCCAGCCCAGACAGGAGGGTGGCTCCGCGCAGCAGCGCCACTCTGCCACCGGGATGGGGCTCTCTGAAGAGCGATGGGGACCTCGCGGCCGCCAGGACCAACTCCTCTAAAAGAGGGACACCTGCCCCTTTCCACAGCAAAAAACACTTCTTCTCGGTATCATACAGGACTAACCGCCTGCTCGGCCCCGGGGGCACCAAGGGCAGCTCAGACCCCAAACGCGGTGGAGTTTACCTGGAGGATTACGACGCAGACACAGCCACTGCCGCCGGCGGTGCCTGGGCTGCCGCCGAGTGCCAGCGCCGGGCTCGCCACGGCGATTGCCTGGTCTATATCCCCTGTGACCACAAGCCCGGCAccttccccaaatccctgtccaTCGAGAGCTTGTGTCCCCTGGCCGGCAGCTCCCGCTGGAACGCGGGGAGCGCGGccgtggggctgggcaggggcggcagcagcagcagcgccgaGGGCTCGGCGTCCCCCAGGGGCTTCGCCCGCCGGCGccggggctcctgcagctccctgggcagccgcGTCAGCGTCTACGACAACGTGCCGGACTTCGGCAGCAGCGAGGATTTCTGCAAGGACGGGGAGGTCACCTACGAGAACCTCGACGACATCCTGCAGCACGTGTGGGGGCTGCAGCAGAAGGTGGAGCTCTGGTGTAAAGCCGTCTCCCCTGGCCTGGATGGGGAGGTAGGGggcgaggaagaggaggatgaggaggagtcGGACTCGGGAGGGGAACCCTCCAACCTGCATTTCGAAGAACAGTCCATGTCGGATGTTGGCACCTCTGCCAGTGACTTTGGTAGCACTGGGAACTCCCTCAACGAGGCTGAAGAGATCGAGACACGGGAGCGCCGGGATTCGGGGGTGGGAGCATCTCTCACAAGACCCTGCAG AAAGCTGCGTTGGCACAGCTTCCAGAACTCGCACCGGCCCAGCCTGAACTCGGCCTCGCTGGAGATCAACCGCCAGTCATCGGCCCAGCTCAACCTGCTCCAGAAGTGCTCCCTGCTCCGGCTCACAGCCATCATGGAGAAGTACTCCGTGCCCCACAAGCAGGCCTGGACGTG GACTGTCCCCAAGTTCATGAAGCGGAGTAAAGTCCCTGACTACAGGGACAAgatggtttttggggtgccacCCATTGTCAACGTGCAGCGgacggggcagcccctgccccagagCATCCAGCAGGCCATGCGCTACTTGCGCAGCCAGTGCCTGGACCAG GTTGGCATTTTCCGCAAGTCCGGGGTGAAGTCCCGGATCCAGGCGCTGCGGCACATGAACGAGACCAGCCCCGACAACGTCGACTACTCGGGGCAGTCGGCGTACGACGTGGCCGACCTGCTGAAGCAATACTTCCGCGACCTGCCCGAGCCCATCTTCACCAGCAAGCTGACCGACACCTTCCTGCAGATCTACCAGT TCGTGTCCAAGGAGCAGCGGCTGCAGGCGGTGCAGGCCGCCATCATCCTCATGCCGGACGAGAACCGGGAGGTGCTGCAGACCCTGCTCTACTTCCTGAGCGACATCGCCTCGGCTGAGGAGAACCAGATGACGGCCGGGAACCTGGCTGTGTGCCTGGCTCCTTCCATCTTCCACCTCAACGTGTCCAAGAAGGAAAGCACATCGCCCAG GGCCATACACAAGAGGGGCACCATGGGGAAGCCGGACCAGAAGGACCTCAGTGAGAACATGGCTGCCACGCAGGGGCTCTCCCACATGATCAGCGACTGCAAGAAGCTCTTCCAG GTCTCCCATGACATcttgctgcagctgagcagctcctATATGGCTGCAGATGCTTATCCCCACCCCCTGGCTGACTTGGTGTGCCAGGGGGAGAGCAAGCATTTACACTCCTACTTTGAGCAGAGTGTCCAGAACCTGCTGAAAGAGTCATCAGAGAAATTCAAGGGGTGGCTGAGCACGCCGGGGCCCCTGAACACGGAGCTGTCCTGCAAAAAG GTTGGGGACGGGCACCCTCTGCGCCTGTGGAAGGTCTCCACGGATGTGGAGGCCCCTCCTGCCACGGTGCTGCACCGGGTGCTGCGGGAGCGTCACCTGTGGGACGAGgacctgctgcagagcagggtggTGGAGGCGCTGGacaaggacatggagctgtACCACTACGTGACGGACAGCATGGCTCCGCACCCGCGCAGGGACTGCATGGTGCTCCG GCGCTGGCGCACGGACCTGCCGCGGGGAGCCTGCCTGCTCAGCTCCCTCTCGGTGGAGCACGACAAGGTGCCACTGGAGGGAGGTGTCAAGGCCATCGTGCTGACGTCCCAGTACCTCATCGAGCCCGGCGCCATGGGCCGCTCCCGGGTGACCCACATCTGCAGGGCTGACCTCAG GGGCCGGTCTCCCGAGTGGTATAACAGGGTCTTTGGCCACCTCTGTGCCATGGAGCTGGCGAGGATCCGAGACTCTTTCCCAGCGCTGAGTCCCACTGGCCCCGAGACAAAGATCTGA
- the STARD8 gene encoding stAR-related lipid transfer protein 8 isoform X1, which produces MLWCQLSPAAGRGKLSHGPAPAARRQSHPWDRIHGTEIEAKKACDWLRAAGFPQYAQLYEESSFPLDISAVKKDHSFLDQDSLKSLCRRLMTLNTCASMKLDVHFQRKQNEDSEEEEQCAISSRWTFQRDSKRWSRVGSADILSQGSEALSCTMRPVSSHESVLTDLSTNPEATSLHSTGSVGSVGGTGCTAAMPSEPPSPLRAAATASSCSQSEGSAPEQPPGQGEGSKEKLKKRRSRSFLKRIESLRRKDKEKPSPDRRVAPRSSATLPPGWGSLKSDGDLAAARTNSSKRGTPAPFHSKKHFFSVSYRTNRLLGPGGTKGSSDPKRGGVYLEDYDADTATAAGGAWAAAECQRRARHGDCLVYIPCDHKPGTFPKSLSIESLCPLAGSSRWNAGSAAVGLGRGGSSSSAEGSASPRGFARRRRGSCSSLGSRVSVYDNVPDFGSSEDFCKDGEVTYENLDDILQHVWGLQQKVELWCKAVSPGLDGEVGGEEEEDEEESDSGGEPSNLHFEEQSMSDVGTSASDFGSTGNSLNEAEEIETRERRDSGVGASLTRPCRKLRWHSFQNSHRPSLNSASLEINRQSSAQLNLLQKCSLLRLTAIMEKYSVPHKQAWTWTVPKFMKRSKVPDYRDKMVFGVPPIVNVQRTGQPLPQSIQQAMRYLRSQCLDQVGIFRKSGVKSRIQALRHMNETSPDNVDYSGQSAYDVADLLKQYFRDLPEPIFTSKLTDTFLQIYQFVSKEQRLQAVQAAIILMPDENREVLQTLLYFLSDIASAEENQMTAGNLAVCLAPSIFHLNVSKKESTSPRAIHKRGTMGKPDQKDLSENMAATQGLSHMISDCKKLFQVSHDILLQLSSSYMAADAYPHPLADLVCQGESKHLHSYFEQSVQNLLKESSEKFKGWLSTPGPLNTELSCKKVGDGHPLRLWKVSTDVEAPPATVLHRVLRERHLWDEDLLQSRVVEALDKDMELYHYVTDSMAPHPRRDCMVLRRWRTDLPRGACLLSSLSVEHDKVPLEGGVKAIVLTSQYLIEPGAMGRSRVTHICRADLRGRSPEWYNRVFGHLCAMELARIRDSFPALSPTGPETKI; this is translated from the exons GAGGCTGATGACCCTGAACACCTGTGCCTCCATGAAGCTGGATGTTCACTTTCAGCGTAAACAG AATGAAGACtctgaggaggaagagcagtgtgCCATCAGCAGCCGGTGGACCTTCCAGAGGGACAGCAAAAGGTGGTCACGGGTGGGGTCCGCCGACATCCTGTCCCAGGGCTCAGAGGCCCTGAGCTGCACCATGCGCCCGGTGTCCAGCCACGAGAGCGTCCTCACGGACCTCAGCACCAACCCCGAGGCCACGTCCCTGCACAGCACGGGCAGTGTGGGCAGCGTGGGTGGCACGGGCTGCACCGCGGCCATGCCATCCGAGCCCCCGTCCCCTCTCCGTGCCGCTGCCACcgcctccagctgcagccagagcGAGGGTTCTGCGCCGGAGCAGCCCCCGGGCCAGGGAGAGGGCTCCAAGGAGAAGCTGAAGAAGCGCCGGTCTCGAAGCTTCCTGAAGAGGATCGAGTCCCTgcggaggaaggacaaggagaaacCCAGCCCAGACAGGAGGGTGGCTCCGCGCAGCAGCGCCACTCTGCCACCGGGATGGGGCTCTCTGAAGAGCGATGGGGACCTCGCGGCCGCCAGGACCAACTCCTCTAAAAGAGGGACACCTGCCCCTTTCCACAGCAAAAAACACTTCTTCTCGGTATCATACAGGACTAACCGCCTGCTCGGCCCCGGGGGCACCAAGGGCAGCTCAGACCCCAAACGCGGTGGAGTTTACCTGGAGGATTACGACGCAGACACAGCCACTGCCGCCGGCGGTGCCTGGGCTGCCGCCGAGTGCCAGCGCCGGGCTCGCCACGGCGATTGCCTGGTCTATATCCCCTGTGACCACAAGCCCGGCAccttccccaaatccctgtccaTCGAGAGCTTGTGTCCCCTGGCCGGCAGCTCCCGCTGGAACGCGGGGAGCGCGGccgtggggctgggcaggggcggcagcagcagcagcgccgaGGGCTCGGCGTCCCCCAGGGGCTTCGCCCGCCGGCGccggggctcctgcagctccctgggcagccgcGTCAGCGTCTACGACAACGTGCCGGACTTCGGCAGCAGCGAGGATTTCTGCAAGGACGGGGAGGTCACCTACGAGAACCTCGACGACATCCTGCAGCACGTGTGGGGGCTGCAGCAGAAGGTGGAGCTCTGGTGTAAAGCCGTCTCCCCTGGCCTGGATGGGGAGGTAGGGggcgaggaagaggaggatgaggaggagtcGGACTCGGGAGGGGAACCCTCCAACCTGCATTTCGAAGAACAGTCCATGTCGGATGTTGGCACCTCTGCCAGTGACTTTGGTAGCACTGGGAACTCCCTCAACGAGGCTGAAGAGATCGAGACACGGGAGCGCCGGGATTCGGGGGTGGGAGCATCTCTCACAAGACCCTGCAG AAAGCTGCGTTGGCACAGCTTCCAGAACTCGCACCGGCCCAGCCTGAACTCGGCCTCGCTGGAGATCAACCGCCAGTCATCGGCCCAGCTCAACCTGCTCCAGAAGTGCTCCCTGCTCCGGCTCACAGCCATCATGGAGAAGTACTCCGTGCCCCACAAGCAGGCCTGGACGTG GACTGTCCCCAAGTTCATGAAGCGGAGTAAAGTCCCTGACTACAGGGACAAgatggtttttggggtgccacCCATTGTCAACGTGCAGCGgacggggcagcccctgccccagagCATCCAGCAGGCCATGCGCTACTTGCGCAGCCAGTGCCTGGACCAG GTTGGCATTTTCCGCAAGTCCGGGGTGAAGTCCCGGATCCAGGCGCTGCGGCACATGAACGAGACCAGCCCCGACAACGTCGACTACTCGGGGCAGTCGGCGTACGACGTGGCCGACCTGCTGAAGCAATACTTCCGCGACCTGCCCGAGCCCATCTTCACCAGCAAGCTGACCGACACCTTCCTGCAGATCTACCAGT TCGTGTCCAAGGAGCAGCGGCTGCAGGCGGTGCAGGCCGCCATCATCCTCATGCCGGACGAGAACCGGGAGGTGCTGCAGACCCTGCTCTACTTCCTGAGCGACATCGCCTCGGCTGAGGAGAACCAGATGACGGCCGGGAACCTGGCTGTGTGCCTGGCTCCTTCCATCTTCCACCTCAACGTGTCCAAGAAGGAAAGCACATCGCCCAG GGCCATACACAAGAGGGGCACCATGGGGAAGCCGGACCAGAAGGACCTCAGTGAGAACATGGCTGCCACGCAGGGGCTCTCCCACATGATCAGCGACTGCAAGAAGCTCTTCCAG GTCTCCCATGACATcttgctgcagctgagcagctcctATATGGCTGCAGATGCTTATCCCCACCCCCTGGCTGACTTGGTGTGCCAGGGGGAGAGCAAGCATTTACACTCCTACTTTGAGCAGAGTGTCCAGAACCTGCTGAAAGAGTCATCAGAGAAATTCAAGGGGTGGCTGAGCACGCCGGGGCCCCTGAACACGGAGCTGTCCTGCAAAAAG GTTGGGGACGGGCACCCTCTGCGCCTGTGGAAGGTCTCCACGGATGTGGAGGCCCCTCCTGCCACGGTGCTGCACCGGGTGCTGCGGGAGCGTCACCTGTGGGACGAGgacctgctgcagagcagggtggTGGAGGCGCTGGacaaggacatggagctgtACCACTACGTGACGGACAGCATGGCTCCGCACCCGCGCAGGGACTGCATGGTGCTCCG GCGCTGGCGCACGGACCTGCCGCGGGGAGCCTGCCTGCTCAGCTCCCTCTCGGTGGAGCACGACAAGGTGCCACTGGAGGGAGGTGTCAAGGCCATCGTGCTGACGTCCCAGTACCTCATCGAGCCCGGCGCCATGGGCCGCTCCCGGGTGACCCACATCTGCAGGGCTGACCTCAG GGGCCGGTCTCCCGAGTGGTATAACAGGGTCTTTGGCCACCTCTGTGCCATGGAGCTGGCGAGGATCCGAGACTCTTTCCCAGCGCTGAGTCCCACTGGCCCCGAGACAAAGATCTGA